One part of the Ziziphus jujuba cultivar Dongzao chromosome 2, ASM3175591v1 genome encodes these proteins:
- the LOC125422632 gene encoding LEAF RUST 10 DISEASE-RESISTANCE LOCUS RECEPTOR-LIKE PROTEIN KINASE-like 2.7: protein MDSSSSSSSLSSMLLPSILKQLITILFIFSAILSSISHCSSSSEEEEELYVVCGRPYDCGNLKNISYPFWGTDFRPRYCGRQGFQIECGNNESFIEINRQKFRVLGINQTGNIMKIARSDLYDTLCIQNDVVPITLNYTHFDYAPNVGNLTLIYGCQKPLSSLHNLTCYLGNGANQTIYYKADDPFSNIEIPFEAPRSCKPIKVPVLRSSIDMNSPKVGREELEKAVEEGFDVDYNYQVAILCKECEGSGGRCGSNVSTDEFLCYCHKSKPYTVMCRPGESK, encoded by the exons ATggattcatcatcatcatcatcatcattatcatctatGTTGTTACCATCCATCCTAAAACAACTTATCACCATCCTCTTCATCTTCTCTGCAATTCTGTCATCAATATCTCACTGCAGCAGCAGcagcgaagaagaagaagaactctATGTGGTGTGCGGTCGTCCCTACGATTGTGGTAACCTCAAAAACATTTCCTACCCTTTCTGGGGAACTGATTTCAGACCCCGATACTGCGGTCGGCAAGGCTTCCAGATTGAGTGCGGAAACAACGAATCGTTTATTGAAATCAATCGTCAAAAGTTTCGTGTTCTGGGCATCAACCAAACAGgtaatataatgaaaattgcGAGATCGGATCTCTATGATACTCTCTGCATCCAAAATGATGTTGTTCCCATCACCTTGAACTACACTCACTTCGATTATGCTCCAAACGTTGGAAACCTGACATTAATCTATGGCTGCCAAAAACCACTTTCTTCACTGCATAACTTAACTTGCTACTTAGGCAATGGGGCCAATCAAACCATTTACTATAAAGCAGATGACCCATTTAGTAATATCGAAATTCCATTTGAAGCTCCTAGGTCATGTAAACCTATCAAAGTCCCGGTTTTACGGAGTTCTATTGATATGAACAGCCCTAAGGTTGGAAGAGAAGAATTAGAGAAAGCTGTGGAAGAAGGTTTTGATGTAGATTACAATTACCAAGTAGCTATTCTGTGTAAAGAATGTGAAGGGTCAGGTGGGAGATGCGGATCTAATGTCAGCACTGATGAATTCCTCTGCTATTGCCATAAAAGCAAACCCTATACCGTAATGTGTCGCCCTG GAGAGTCCAAATAA